The genomic DNA GGGTTTCCTTCGCCCGGGAGGCGGGACTTTTGGACTACCTGGTGGCGGGGGCCGTGTGGGGACTGGCCAACGCCCTACTGCGACCCATGCTCCTTTTCCTAACCCTACCCTTAAACCTCTTGACCCTGGGGCTTTTCACCTTGGTGGTCAACGGGATGGTACTCTACCTGGTGGCCCAGGCCACCGCCCTCGAGGTGCACGGATTCACCGGGGCCCTGATTGGAGCCCTGATCCTATCCCTGGTGAGCCTTTTCCTTACCTGGCTGTTGCGCGATTAGCGGTTCTCCATCACGTAACGGGAAAGCTCCTCAATCAGGACCTCCTGCTCGGTGATAATGGCCTTGACCGCATCCCCGATGGAGACCACGCCCACCACCTTGCCTTCCTCCAGAACCGGAAGGTGCCGCATGCGGTGTTCGGTCATCAGGCGCATGGCCTCCTCCAGGGAGGTCTCGGGGGTCACGGTGACCACCTCACGGGTCATGACCTCCTCCACCCGGGTGTCCTTGGAAAACCGGCCCAGGAGGACCAGTTTCCGGGCATAGTCCCGCTCGGAGAAGACGCCAAGAAGCCTGTCCCCCTCCATGACCAAAAGGGCCCCGATGTCGTGCTCGGCCAGCTTCCTGAGGGCCTCCAACACCGTGGCCTGGGGGTGGACGCTATAAACCCCTACCCCCTTGCGCAACAGGACCTGACGAACGGTCATAGAACCCCCTTTCCTTTAGGGGTTCATTATACCAGACCGCAATGAAACTTATCGCACGGTGAGCACCGGCCCCACCGCGTGGCGCACCACGTGTTCGGCGGTGCTCCCCAGGACCAGGCGGCGCACCGGCGCTCCCAAGGCCAAGAGATCCAAGGGGGTTTGCAGGGACAAAAGATGCTCAGCGGGATCGCCCGAAAAGGCCAAGGATTCCACCCGGATCCCTTGATCCTGCAGGTACGACTGGGCCTCGAGGGCCCAAGCCCCCGCCTGCACAGGATCCTCGTGGACGCTCACCACCCGCACCGAAAGCCCCAGGGGCTTGGCCAGAAGGGCTAGGGTGTGCAAAGCCCGCACTGCGCTTTCCGAAGCGTTATAGCCCAGGATGGCCCCCTCTATCTCCACGTAGTCGGTGGGAGCTACCAAAACTGGAGTGGGCGAGGTCCTCAGAACCCTATCCACGGTGCTCCCTAACCCCACGAAGCTACCCCCGTGGGCCTCCCCGCTCCGGCCCATGACCAGAAGGTCTGCGGTGCGGGCGTGGCGCAGGATCACCTCGGGGGGCAACCCGGTTTCCATTGAGACCTCCACCTGAAGCCCCGCCTCCTCAGCGCTTTTACGGATGCGCTCCAATAACGCCTCGCCATAGGCGGAAAGAGCTTTTTCTAGCTCTTCCCGATGGGCCGGCACGGGAACGGTAAGGGCCCCGAAGTCCAGGAGCTCCAACGCCCGGATGAGGCGGGAGTCCCGCACATACAGGGCCACCAGCTTGGCGGAAAGCTTGTAACAAAGCCACTCCGCCAACACCTCCGCCCCCCGGGCCTGGGGCGAGCCATCCGTGGCCAGAAGAATCCTCATGGGACCATCTTAACGCCCCCCGCCCCGAGCCAAGCCCGGCTCCCTTACCCCTTGGGCCAAGGCCCAGGCGGGCAGGATCAAGACCCCTAGGGCCAGGAGAACCGGCATCACGCCAAACACCTCTATCAGGTGCCCGATGGGGGCGTAGAAAAGCCCGGCAAAACCCCAGGTAAAGCCCATGAGAAGCCCTGAAACCGTGGCCGTCTGGCCGGGTTCCAGCTCCTGGGCCAAGGCCACGGCCACCGGAATGCCCGCGTTCATCAAGGCCCCGGTCAGGGCCAAAAGCACCAGGTAGGAGGCACCTCCGGGGGGCAGGAGAAGAAGGCCCAGATACAGGGGAAGCCCAAAAGCCAGGGTCCCCACCAAAACCGCCTTCCGCCCAAGGCGGTCCGAGAGGGTACCCCCCAGGAAGGCGCCCAAGGTGGCGGAGAAACTGTACGTGGACAGGCTTAAGGCGATGTAGGCATCGGAGAGGGCCCTTTGGGTAAACCAGTAGGGCAAGGTGGTGGAAAAGCTCATAAACACCAGGCTCCGCAAGGTGGCCATCCCCCATAGCCGGGCCACATCCCCGCGAAAGACCCTCAGAAAGTCCCTAAAGCCTGCGGGCTTTCCTTGCCGTCGCACCGGGGGCAGGCGCAGGAGGAGCAGGGCCGGCAACAAGGCAAGCGGGGTTAACCACACTAGGCCCATAAGCCCCCAGGCGCCCACGGCAAAAAGGGCCACCACCGGCCCCAAGGAGAGGCCCAGGTAACCCGCCGAACCAAAAAAGGAAAGCCAAAACCCCCTCCGCTCCTTGGGGGCGAACTCCCCCACCAGGCTGGCCCCCGAGGCGTGAAAAAGGGCCGAACCCAAGCCAGCAAGCCCCAGGACCAAAAGGAGCGCCTCAAACCGGGGCCACAGGCCCAAAGAACCCATACCCAGGGCCACCAGCACCGGCCCCAAGGCCGCCAGAAGCCTCCGGTCCATGCGGTCAGCGATCAGGCCTGCCAAGGGCTGAAGAAGGCTCCCGGTGAGGGAGTACACGGACACCAAAAGCCCCACCGTGCCCAGGCCCACGCCGAAGTGGGCCATCAGCTTGGGCAAAAGGGGGGTGAGGAAGTTGGAGAAGAGGTCGTTGACCGTGTGGAGCCAGGCCAGGAGAAGCGGCAGCACCCTCCCATGCTAAACCCCTTTCTCATGGGGAGTGTGTTACAATCCCTTCGTGCTTGTGGGCTTTCCGGTTGGCGGGGGAAAAAAGAAAATGGCGCGCCCGAGAGGACTCGAACCTCTGACCTTCGGCTCCGGAGGCCGACGCTCTATCCAGCTGAGCTACGGGCGCACTCAGCGGGAAGTATCCTAGCACGCTAAGGAGGAGGCGGTCAAGTGTTCGGTATCAGCAAGAAAGCCATCACCATCCTTTTTGGGCTTCTGGCCTTGGCCTTCGCCGTGGGGGCCATCCTCCTTTTCACCCCCCAAGCGGGGCAGCAGGCGCGGGGCAAACCCGTGCTGTGGGTGAACGGGAAGGCGGTTTACGAGCTGGACCTGCTAAGGCTCCAGGGGAATGACCCCCTCTACGCCGCAAACCCCCAGGGGCTTCTTAAGACCCTGGTGGACACCCATTTCCTGGAGCAGGTCATCCTCACCGAGGCCCTCAAGCAGGACGCCGCCCGAATCCGGGTGGGTAGCGCCGAGGTGCGCAAGGAGGTGGACCGCATCCGGGAACAGTTTGGCCTGAAGGACAAAAAGGCCTACGAGCAGTTCCTGAACCAGGTGGGGTACACCGACGCCCAGCTTAGGAGCGAGGTAAAAGCCCAGCTCCAGATCCAAAAGCGGCTGGAGCAGGTTCGCTCTGCGGCCAAGCCCACCCCGGAGGAGGTGCGGTTCTACTTTGAGGTGCACCAGGAGGACTATAAGGGCGAGGCCCGGGTCAAGGCGCGCCAGATCGTGGTGGACGATGCCAAGCTGGCAGCGGAGCTTTTGGCTAAGGCTAAGGCCGGGGAAGACTTCGCCGCCTTGGCCAAGGGGCACTCCAAGGTGGGCGCCGAGCAAGGTGGGGCCCTGGGGGCGGCACCGGGGGAAAGCGAGCCCAAGCCCGTGACCAAGGTGGTCTTCCCCGAAAAGGTGGCGGAGGCGGTCTTCGCCAAGAAGGGCCCGGGCCTGGTGGGGCCCATAGAGGCTGGAGGCCGCTACTACCTGGTGCAGGTGGAGGCGTACCTCCCCCCCAAGGTGCCCACCTTTGAGGAGGTCAAGGACCAGGTGGAGAAGGACGCCCAAGCAGCCAAGGGGAACGGGGCCCTCGAGGCCTACCTGGAAAGCCTCCGACAAAAGGCCCAGGTCCGTTTTGCCGAGGATAACCCCTATAGCTACAAGAACCCCCCTGTGGCCAAGGTCAATGAGCAGGAGATCTTCTTGGCCCAAGTCCTCCAGCCTGTCTTCTCCAATCAGCAGACCGCTGCCCTCATCCAGCAGGGCCTGGGGGAGCTGGCGGTGCAGTTCTTCCTTCCCCAAACCTTGGAGAGCCTGATCGACCGCGAACTCCTGGTGGAGGCCGCCAAGAAGAGTGGCAAGCCCTATATTGGCTCCAAGGACCAGATCGCCCAGGCCTACCTTCTCTACGAGACCCGGGGGCTCGCTTCCACCGAGGAGGAGGCCCGTAGGTTCTATGCGGAAAACCCTGCCCTCTTCGCCATCCCGGCCAGCGCGGAGGTGACGGGGGTGGTCTTCAAGGCGGAGGCTAAGGCCAAAGCCTTCCGGGAAGCGGCTTTAAGGGGTGGCGACCTACAGGCCCTGGCCAAGGCCCAGGAGGGGAGCGTCACCGAGTACGGCACCGTGAACCCCAACCAGCTTCCCGCCGTCTTGGACCGCCTGGTCTTCAAGGTGAAGGAGACCTTCCCCAAGGGTCCTTTGGGGGAGATCAGCGAGGTG from Thermus caldifontis includes the following:
- a CDS encoding phage holin family protein; the encoded protein is MRGLLARLLLNTLALWVVSLVYPGVSFAREAGLLDYLVAGAVWGLANALLRPMLLFLTLPLNLLTLGLFTLVVNGMVLYLVAQATALEVHGFTGALIGALILSLVSLFLTWLLRD
- a CDS encoding CBS domain-containing protein; protein product: MTVRQVLLRKGVGVYSVHPQATVLEALRKLAEHDIGALLVMEGDRLLGVFSERDYARKLVLLGRFSKDTRVEEVMTREVVTVTPETSLEEAMRLMTEHRMRHLPVLEEGKVVGVVSIGDAVKAIITEQEVLIEELSRYVMENR
- a CDS encoding universal stress protein, whose protein sequence is MRILLATDGSPQARGAEVLAEWLCYKLSAKLVALYVRDSRLIRALELLDFGALTVPVPAHREELEKALSAYGEALLERIRKSAEEAGLQVEVSMETGLPPEVILRHARTADLLVMGRSGEAHGGSFVGLGSTVDRVLRTSPTPVLVAPTDYVEIEGAILGYNASESAVRALHTLALLAKPLGLSVRVVSVHEDPVQAGAWALEAQSYLQDQGIRVESLAFSGDPAEHLLSLQTPLDLLALGAPVRRLVLGSTAEHVVRHAVGPVLTVR
- a CDS encoding MFS transporter, translated to MLPLLLAWLHTVNDLFSNFLTPLLPKLMAHFGVGLGTVGLLVSVYSLTGSLLQPLAGLIADRMDRRLLAALGPVLVALGMGSLGLWPRFEALLLVLGLAGLGSALFHASGASLVGEFAPKERRGFWLSFFGSAGYLGLSLGPVVALFAVGAWGLMGLVWLTPLALLPALLLLRLPPVRRQGKPAGFRDFLRVFRGDVARLWGMATLRSLVFMSFSTTLPYWFTQRALSDAYIALSLSTYSFSATLGAFLGGTLSDRLGRKAVLVGTLAFGLPLYLGLLLLPPGGASYLVLLALTGALMNAGIPVAVALAQELEPGQTATVSGLLMGFTWGFAGLFYAPIGHLIEVFGVMPVLLALGVLILPAWALAQGVREPGLARGGGR
- a CDS encoding peptidylprolyl isomerase — its product is MFGISKKAITILFGLLALAFAVGAILLFTPQAGQQARGKPVLWVNGKAVYELDLLRLQGNDPLYAANPQGLLKTLVDTHFLEQVILTEALKQDAARIRVGSAEVRKEVDRIREQFGLKDKKAYEQFLNQVGYTDAQLRSEVKAQLQIQKRLEQVRSAAKPTPEEVRFYFEVHQEDYKGEARVKARQIVVDDAKLAAELLAKAKAGEDFAALAKGHSKVGAEQGGALGAAPGESEPKPVTKVVFPEKVAEAVFAKKGPGLVGPIEAGGRYYLVQVEAYLPPKVPTFEEVKDQVEKDAQAAKGNGALEAYLESLRQKAQVRFAEDNPYSYKNPPVAKVNEQEIFLAQVLQPVFSNQQTAALIQQGLGELAVQFFLPQTLESLIDRELLVEAAKKSGKPYIGSKDQIAQAYLLYETRGLASTEEEARRFYAENPALFAIPASAEVTGVVFKAEAKAKAFREAALRGGDLQALAKAQEGSVTEYGTVNPNQLPAVLDRLVFKVKETFPKGPLGEISEVVKLEDGTFAVLIIKDRKPEVLKPFAEVVDQAKEGVINRKRQQQAQALIQELRKAAKIENRLSQVLAELTPKTQEPEKSPTEKAPKEAPSKP